ACGCCATACTTTTCGTAAGCATACCGCAATCCATCTTCTAACCTTTCTCCTGTCATTTTAAATATATCTTTGTAGGAGTTAGTATTAAAATGAATTCTAAATTCATTTTTAGAAAGTTCACTCCGTAAAGCGGTTGCATTAAACAAAATCCCAGAATCTTGAGCTTGACGCATTACCTCAGTCAAAACCGTCTCTATTACTTCAGCTCTATAATTACTTTTAAGAAAATTAGCATCGAGTCCAGCACTGTTTACTTTCCCTACAGGAGGTAACTGGGCATCATCTCCAATAAATAGTATTCTATTGCCCTCATTTTGAAAAACATAACTAATAATGTCATCCAATAAACTGCTATTACCAAATCCCTTTTCATCTGATAACATACTTGCTTCATCTATAATGAAGAGCGTCTTTTGATGGTAATTCTTTTGAAGTGAGAAATTAGGTTCACCACTGCCTACTTCCGCTGTCTGACGATAAATCTTCTTATGAATAGTAAGTGAAAGTCTCTTTGAGTAATTGCTCATTACTTTTGCAGCACGACCTGTTGGAGCCATCAAAACATACTTATAGTTAAACAAGGGTAGAAATTGCACTAAAGCACTGACAATAGTAGTTTTACCGGTACCAGCGTAACCCTTGAGCAATAAAATAGGTCTATCCTCATCCTTCAGATCAAAGAACGGATCCAAAGCTTTGAAAAATTGAGACTGCCCAGGAGTAGGCTCAAAAGGAAACTTTGACCGTATAATGGCCGATGCACTAGGCATTCATTTTATGGTTGATATCTTCTGGATTGATTACAGCCATAGTTGTAGTGGCTTTGGCTATCAAGCTTCGTTCTTCACCGTCTACTGCCCAAATTTCTGCCTCACAAAAGTTTAATTTCCTTCCCTTTTTAACCACATAGCCAATAGCATGCAATTTTTCTCCCATTCCGGCTTTAAAGTATGATACCTTTATTTCAGCAGTCACAACATGACAATCCATTGGTACAGTTGTATATGCAGCAAAACCAGCTACAATATCTGCAATTGTGGCTGTAACTCCTCCGTGCACCAAACCCTTTTGCTGTTTATGGATTTCTTGAATATCGAGCCAGCCTTCAGTTTTACCCTCTTCAATTACTGACAAATCGAAGCCAATATGCTTCATAAATTCTTGTCGCTCTAAAAACTTTTCAACCCTTAACTTAAAATCTTTTTTCACTGTATTTTCCTGCATTTTATGTAATTTCAAATATTTCACAAATATAAGCATATTGATGACTGGAAAAGCAAGGGAAAGTGTCAATCAAAAATTCGGTGGCAAAGTAAGGGTTAGAGTCGGTGGGATATTAATTGAAGAAAATAAAATTTTACTTTTAAAACATGAGGGGGTTGGAAAAAAAGAATATTTGTGGTCCCCACCCGGTGGAGGGCTAGATTTTGGAGATGATGCAGAAAAAAACTTAGAAAGAGAGTTTGTAGAAGAAACAGGCTTGCATATTCACGTTCATGAATTACTGTTTGTGAATGAATTTATGACCAGTAGCATCCATGCTATTGAATTATTTTTTAGAGTAGAAAAAACCGGAGGAATTCTTAAATTGGGAAATGATCCTGAAATGGGCAAACAACAAATTTTATCCGATTTAGCATTTTTTGATGAAAATAAATTAATAAACACAGAAAATGACTACTTGCACAATATGTTTATAGGAATAAATAAACCTCAAGAAGTTTTAAATCTTAAAGGATATTTTAAATTTGTGAATAATTCCATAAAATAGCATTTTAAAATAATTTCTAAATAGAGAAAAAAAATAGAAAGATGAGCAAAACAAAGATTTTATCAATAGTTTTCTTCGTGGCTGCAATAGTAGTAGGCTACTTTTTTGTAGATAGCATTGCCTATGATATTCAACAAGAGAAAAAGATTAAGCGAGAAGAGGCTCGAGTAATCAACAAATTAAAACAAATCCGATCAGGTATGATTGCTTATCAAAGGGTGAATGGTCAATATACTAGCGATTGGGAAAAATTGATTAATTTTATTGACACTGGCGATTTCTACCTAACAGAAAGATCAGAAACTATTATCCAGAGAGATTATGGTGGGGACAGTGTTGTAATAAATATTGATACGCTTGGTACAATACCAGTTTACGATTCTCTGTATGCAAATATTCCAAACTTCGATTTACAAAACTTGCCATACAAGCCAGGCTCAAAAACCAAATTTGAGATTTTTGCAGATAAAATCATCAAAGGGTCCGTGAAAGTTGACGTCTTCGAAGTAAAAGATCCTGAGCCAATTAATCCTAAGAGAAGGGAAGATGATAATGAAAAAGCATTAAGAGTGGGCTCTAAATCAGAAGTAACAACTGCAGGAAACTGGGAATAATATTTTGGATATAGCAAAAGAAAAAGTTTTTAAAACCATAAGGAAGGTTAAGGATGATAAGTTCTCTATTGAAAAAATTGAGCATTATTGCTTGATTTTAGAAATTGGAGAAAGAGACCTTCAGGTATCGGTTATAGATATTAAATCTAATCGGGTTTTAATACTTGAAGATTATAGTTTAAGTAAAACTGAGGATGAACATCAAAAAGTGCAAGTTCTAAAAGCGCTTTTTGATGAGCATCATCTATTGATGGTTGGGTTTTGGAAAGAAGTAATCCTATGCTTTAAAACGCCAAAGTACTGCCTAGCACCTCTCTCCTATTTCTCAAAGGACAATGCTAGGGCAATTCTGAAAATGAATTGTCAGGTTGAACCGTCCGATTCTGTAGGTTATTATAAGGTGAATAGTAATGACTCAGTCAATATCTTTACCTATCAGAAAGAAGTTCTAAAGTTCATTCGGTCAATTTATGTTAACAGCAAAATAAAAGTCACTCACCAAAGTGGTATGTTAGTGAACGCGGTTCTATTTAATCCGCCCTTTGCAAATGAAAATGAATTGTCTCTGTACATAGATAGGTTTTACCTCCATGCATCTGTCTGCAATAATGGAAAATTGTTATATTTTAACTCCTTCAAAATCCAGAAATTTGATGAGTATATAAAATATATCAATCTGATATGCAATGAATTTAAAATTTTGAAAAAGGAAGGAATTATTAATCTTTGGGGTTATATAAAAAAGGACTCTACTCATTTTCAAGAACTGCAAAAGAATTTTCCAGCTATTAAAATTGGGAATAGGACCAAAAAATTAAATTTTGGATTCAAATTTGATGAAATAGCCGAACATCAGTATTTTGATGTATTTGGAAACTATTTTAATTTATAATTCATGTCAAAGAGAATCGCCATTTTCCCTGGTTCATTTGATCCTTTCACGAAAGGACATTACGATATTGTCGTCAGAGGATTAAAGATTTTCGATGAGATCATCATCGCAATTGGCTACAATTCAAAGAAACAAAACCGGTATTTTGATATCGATTTGATCGTGAACAAACTTGAAGAAACTTTCGAAGGCGAATCCAGGGTTTCAGTTATTGTATACAATAAATTGACATCAAATTTAGCCAAAGACTTGCAGGCTGGTTTTTTGTTAAGGGGATTGAGAAACACGACTGACTTCGAATATGAAAACAGTATAGCACAAGTCAACAAATATCTAAACGAAGGTCTGGAATCTGTTTTTCTAATAACGGCTCCAGAATATGCTGCTATAAGTTCCACAATTATTAGAGAGGTACATAAATTCCGAGGAAATGTGGACGAATTTTTACCCTATAAAATTGACTAAATTAGCTGC
This is a stretch of genomic DNA from Marivirga harenae. It encodes these proteins:
- a CDS encoding ATP-dependent DNA helicase, translated to MPSASAIIRSKFPFEPTPGQSQFFKALDPFFDLKDEDRPILLLKGYAGTGKTTIVSALVQFLPLFNYKYVLMAPTGRAAKVMSNYSKRLSLTIHKKIYRQTAEVGSGEPNFSLQKNYHQKTLFIIDEASMLSDEKGFGNSSLLDDIISYVFQNEGNRILFIGDDAQLPPVGKVNSAGLDANFLKSNYRAEVIETVLTEVMRQAQDSGILFNATALRSELSKNEFRIHFNTNSYKDIFKMTGERLEDGLRYAYEKYGVENTVIICRSNKMAVQYNEYIRRQIHFMEGELEAGDFLMIVKNNYVYQTEDTPGGFLANGDFMEVVKVINFEEMHGLRFADLEIRLTDYDNHPNLQVKVILDTLHSNGPSLSNEEYKNLYHQVAEDYMDLATKAERKAAIKKDPYLNALQIKFAYALTCHKSQGGQWNAVYVDQGYLTDEMVNREYIRWLYTAITRSTQELFLVNFHPKFF
- a CDS encoding PaaI family thioesterase gives rise to the protein MQENTVKKDFKLRVEKFLERQEFMKHIGFDLSVIEEGKTEGWLDIQEIHKQQKGLVHGGVTATIADIVAGFAAYTTVPMDCHVVTAEIKVSYFKAGMGEKLHAIGYVVKKGRKLNFCEAEIWAVDGEERSLIAKATTTMAVINPEDINHKMNA
- a CDS encoding NUDIX domain-containing protein, whose protein sequence is MTGKARESVNQKFGGKVRVRVGGILIEENKILLLKHEGVGKKEYLWSPPGGGLDFGDDAEKNLEREFVEETGLHIHVHELLFVNEFMTSSIHAIELFFRVEKTGGILKLGNDPEMGKQQILSDLAFFDENKLINTENDYLHNMFIGINKPQEVLNLKGYFKFVNNSIK
- a CDS encoding DUF3822 family protein, producing MDIAKEKVFKTIRKVKDDKFSIEKIEHYCLILEIGERDLQVSVIDIKSNRVLILEDYSLSKTEDEHQKVQVLKALFDEHHLLMVGFWKEVILCFKTPKYCLAPLSYFSKDNARAILKMNCQVEPSDSVGYYKVNSNDSVNIFTYQKEVLKFIRSIYVNSKIKVTHQSGMLVNAVLFNPPFANENELSLYIDRFYLHASVCNNGKLLYFNSFKIQKFDEYIKYINLICNEFKILKKEGIINLWGYIKKDSTHFQELQKNFPAIKIGNRTKKLNFGFKFDEIAEHQYFDVFGNYFNL
- the coaD gene encoding pantetheine-phosphate adenylyltransferase, with amino-acid sequence MSKRIAIFPGSFDPFTKGHYDIVVRGLKIFDEIIIAIGYNSKKQNRYFDIDLIVNKLEETFEGESRVSVIVYNKLTSNLAKDLQAGFLLRGLRNTTDFEYENSIAQVNKYLNEGLESVFLITAPEYAAISSTIIREVHKFRGNVDEFLPYKID